The Vanessa atalanta chromosome 12, ilVanAtal1.2, whole genome shotgun sequence nucleotide sequence TACAGGCACGtcatgaatttatatatacacatactaTAGCTATCGATATTATCTGAATCCTGAACacctgaaaaatataatatataatagctggttatttatatataaatagtaaataatacaatatttttcacaGATATGAAAATGAGAAGAGCGCTCTTGTTGTCTCGGTCGTCTCCTGCCAGGGTTTGCCTGGTCGCGAGCCAGCTGGACCAGACCCCTACGTCAAGCTCCAGCTTCTGCCGGACAAACAACACAAAGTGAAGACAAGGTAGAATTTATGTGACAGTTgtttaacgttatttaaattaattatgtttgaaaaaaattttttagcaACTCATTGCTAATAAGCCctcaaagaaaatatatgtgagaaattgttataaataaaaatattaaaaaggcttaacaaatataatacataattaatacaaatatatctcaaattatataatttgcacATTGCGCTCGTATGTTAAGACAGAATGATGATCCTACAAATTAATTctgttaaattgtatttaaggaaaaaacaaataactttcaCTATTTTCGGTTTTTATAATCTTAGAATAACTATTACTTGTTGACTTCGTGTTATAGAGTTGTACGGAAGACCCGTTGCCCGGTGTACGATGAAGACTTCACTTTCTACGGCATCGCTCCCCACCAGCTCGCTGCGATCACTCTACATTTCGTTGTTTTGAGCTTTGACAGGTAATGTCAGATATCTTGTTAATCTGtggtaaaatttcaaattatataatagtaccAGCGAGTTTAATCGTTCCTATACTTTTGAAATTTTGATGTTATATTAGTTTTGTTCATATGTATGTAAGAGTTGTTTAGCtccatgataaatataaaacaaagtaataaaactcTCCTGAATATTCGAATCGGCATATTTacccatattattataattagaacaaaaaaaaaactagtgatTAAGAAGACCAAGATATTACGTTTGttggtaaacaaaaatattctaattctaAATTTCCGTGAATCGTTAATTGCAATTGATCCTTAAACTACAATAGTTTATAATAGAATTATCCGTAATACAATAATTCAGTAACACTTTTTATACATAAGTGAATCAATTAtacaattgataataatttaagggTGGTATAATATCATCAAGAAAATTATTAtcagattttattaaagattaccGTTTGCAGATACTCCCGCGATGAGATAATCGGCGAAGTGGTGTCGCCTCTGTCCACTCTTCAGCTGCACAGCGGAGAAGCTACCGCCCTCTGCCGTGAGATACAACCACGAAGCTTGAAGGTACTTAACATAATCTTTACTGATATAGAATATAACAGAAAAAGAAAATCAGCGACCAGGGCTACAATTAGTACTCTATTTTACGCCTGGTTTTTAAGGTATAGGTTGACGATACCTAAAGTAAAACACTGTGCTGTTTCTTCAGGGTTAGAATTTGCAGTGTGAATCAGGGGCTATTAAGATATTGCAGGTCCATTGTAAGTCACTTTAAAGAATGGCTCCATATGAAGTGCCCCTGTCGTTTGtacgtgtgtatatatatttttataaggatattttaattttaagtgtttactATCCCTTTGTGCAGATGCGCAGCGTGGGTCGCGGGGAGGTGCTGGTGTCTCTGTGCTGGCAGCCCGCTGCCGCACGCCTAACTGTCGTGCTGCTAAAGGCCCGCAATTTGCCCAAGATGGACGTCACTGGACTTGCTGATCCGTAAGTGTTTTAATTCTCATTGTAGAGTTCAAAGGTTTGGTcattagaacacgtgaatcttaacatTATCAATTAACTTGTTAAATATTAGTCGTGAAGGAAAGTACCATGAGGAACTGTGTCATGTATATCAATAAATCTGCTTTATAGCAGGGTGGTGCTATAAGCTACAAGCTTCTCTAAAGAAGAGGAGGCCATAGTCGAACAAGACCTAAAACCGACTTCTGACGTCATATCTCACACTCACAGACTTTTTTACTGTCGAACAATAATGcattgttttgatattataaagattacTTTTGAAGAACGAGAGGCAACatcttaatattatgattaaaatatatatgtttttacgtAAGGTAAGACTTATGTTTCTTACGATGTCAATATCTAAGGGTGACGAGAAGTGACCGTAGACGACAAGTTAGTgtcttaaaatgttttcttacaTTTGAATCTTATTTCAATAGATATGTCAAGATGTACCTGCTGTATAACGGACAGCGTATCGCTAAGAAGAAGACGCACGTGAAGAAGCGTACGTTGAATCCGGTATTCAACGAGTCGTTCGTGTTCGAAGTGCCGGCAGCTCCCAACGCCACGCTCGACCATGTCTCCCTCGAGCTGCTCGTCCTCGACTGGGACCGCGTTACCAAGAACGAGGTATTTATAATCATAGATGTCAATTTTAGGTTAATATTAAAGAACTAATAGTAGACCATTTCATGGTGGTTTGATTCATATAGATAAATACTCttgaacgaaataaatataactataatttaaaaaaagtccttACAGTATGCAATACTTAGACTACCGATacacaaatgttttattacgaTATTTGCACTGAATGTTCCGCAGAGTGACGATCACTctttgtgcagaatttggttaatatatgtttgtaatatgaGTTGTTTCAAAGTGTGTTTGATACCTGTGTAGGTGATCGGTCGGCTGGAGCTGGGCGCGGAGGGCGCGGGCAGCGCGCGGCACCACTGGCGTGAGGTGCAGGCCGCGCCGCGCCGGCAGATCGCCGACTGGCACAAGCTCAAGGAGTGAGCCCTCACTGACCCTCCCCAAGCACACTTACCCGCATCTTCATTCACAATACCGCAGTTCCCCTAtcctaattaattattctatccTCTAAAACCTTAACACTGGTCCACAATGCTTAAACGTTGAACATCATGAGTGAAGAATTTCCAATGTGTCACCTGTGAGTCTTCACTCCTGACGCCTGATGTGCACTCACGTTATATACCAACCTTACTTAGTATGAAGCTCAACATAGAAACGCTCACGTTCTTGACATATTTGGTTTGGTCATCCCTGACTTATGTATGAAGTCATTAAGCTATTTGGATTTCTTCCACACCACTATACCTTATAGTACCAAAAACATTCATTCTATCCCTCGTATAACTGCTGCTTACCTAACATCATCACAATTAt carries:
- the LOC125067846 gene encoding synaptotagmin-4 isoform X1; its protein translation is MNILTPHDGPDISPIDSAGEWHSATFWVLVVGASALVAAALAVFACWITRRRSTLAHKLGGKRGPDKALVFQPPRRATAVRSPGSATHYLRKSPSPTAAAPPPTTSPPQPQPPTNPIMPSGGNSPHTPTAPEPTPLSKELADANATEKPKPIEPETNDGKLGDLHFKLRYENEKSALVVSVVSCQGLPGREPAGPDPYVKLQLLPDKQHKVKTRVVRKTRCPVYDEDFTFYGIAPHQLAAITLHFVVLSFDRYSRDEIIGEVVSPLSTLQLHSGEATALCREIQPRSLKMRSVGRGEVLVSLCWQPAAARLTVVLLKARNLPKMDVTGLADPYVKMYLLYNGQRIAKKKTHVKKRTLNPVFNESFVFEVPAAPNATLDHVSLELLVLDWDRVTKNEVIGRLELGAEGAGSARHHWREVQAAPRRQIADWHKLKE
- the LOC125067846 gene encoding synaptotagmin-4 isoform X2, which gives rise to MNILTPHDGPDISPIDSGEWHSATFWVLVVGASALVAAALAVFACWITRRRSTLAHKLGGKRGPDKALVFQPPRRATAVRSPGSATHYLRKSPSPTAAAPPPTTSPPQPQPPTNPIMPSGGNSPHTPTAPEPTPLSKELADANATEKPKPIEPETNDGKLGDLHFKLRYENEKSALVVSVVSCQGLPGREPAGPDPYVKLQLLPDKQHKVKTRVVRKTRCPVYDEDFTFYGIAPHQLAAITLHFVVLSFDRYSRDEIIGEVVSPLSTLQLHSGEATALCREIQPRSLKMRSVGRGEVLVSLCWQPAAARLTVVLLKARNLPKMDVTGLADPYVKMYLLYNGQRIAKKKTHVKKRTLNPVFNESFVFEVPAAPNATLDHVSLELLVLDWDRVTKNEVIGRLELGAEGAGSARHHWREVQAAPRRQIADWHKLKE